A part of Deinococcus multiflagellatus genomic DNA contains:
- the guaD gene encoding guanine deaminase, protein MTSVLYRATLLHTPESPFTHPDALRAHEDGGLLVSGGVIQASGDFAALRAAHPAAPVTDLRGGLLLPGFIDTHVHLPQVRVIGGLGLPLLAWLEGCALPEEARLADDTYARAVARDFLDGLLGAGTTTALVFGSHFASAVDLFFEEAAQVGLRAVAGQVVSDRLLRDELHTTPERAYAEGRALIERWHGVGRALYTVTPRFSLSASEGILDACAALMTEFPDVRFTSHINENVREVEVVRGLFPGARDYLDTYERAGLVNARGVLAHNIHPSDRELGVLAERGCAVSHCPCSNSALGSGFFPLRRHLQAGVPVALGSDVGGGTGFSLLKEGLQAHFMQNLMGEAGAPLTPAHLLYLATRAGAQALGLEAQVGSFLPGQQFDAVHLSPLPGTPLDAVFRHAASPERALAAAFATGTPADIAGVWIGGGQVRARA, encoded by the coding sequence ATGACCTCTGTTCTGTACCGCGCGACCCTCCTGCACACCCCTGAAAGTCCCTTTACCCACCCTGATGCCCTGCGCGCCCATGAAGACGGCGGCCTGCTGGTGTCGGGCGGCGTGATCCAGGCCAGCGGCGATTTCGCGGCCCTGCGCGCGGCCCACCCGGCCGCCCCCGTGACCGATCTGCGCGGCGGCCTGCTGCTGCCCGGCTTCATTGACACCCACGTTCATCTGCCCCAGGTGCGGGTGATCGGCGGACTGGGCCTGCCGCTGCTGGCGTGGCTGGAGGGGTGCGCTCTGCCCGAGGAAGCCCGGCTGGCCGACGACACCTACGCGCGCGCCGTGGCCCGGGACTTTCTGGATGGCCTGCTGGGTGCGGGCACCACCACCGCGCTGGTGTTCGGCTCGCATTTCGCCTCGGCGGTGGACCTGTTTTTCGAGGAAGCCGCCCAGGTTGGCCTGCGCGCCGTGGCCGGACAGGTGGTGAGTGACCGCCTGCTGCGCGATGAACTGCACACCACCCCCGAGCGCGCCTACGCCGAGGGCAGGGCCCTGATCGAGCGCTGGCACGGCGTGGGCCGCGCCCTGTACACGGTCACGCCCCGCTTTTCCCTCTCGGCCTCCGAGGGCATTCTGGACGCCTGCGCCGCCCTGATGACCGAGTTCCCCGATGTGCGTTTCACCAGCCACATCAACGAAAACGTGCGCGAGGTGGAGGTGGTGCGCGGCCTGTTCCCCGGCGCCCGCGATTACCTCGACACCTACGAGCGCGCCGGGCTGGTGAATGCGCGCGGCGTCCTGGCCCACAACATTCACCCCTCGGACCGCGAACTGGGCGTGCTGGCCGAACGGGGCTGCGCCGTTTCGCACTGCCCCTGCAGCAATTCGGCCCTGGGCAGCGGCTTCTTTCCCCTGCGCCGTCACCTGCAGGCGGGCGTGCCGGTGGCCCTGGGCAGCGATGTGGGCGGCGGCACCGGCTTTTCGCTCCTCAAAGAAGGCCTGCAGGCCCACTTCATGCAGAACCTGATGGGCGAGGCGGGCGCGCCCCTGACGCCCGCCCACCTGCTGTACCTCGCCACCCGGGCCGGGGCCCAGGCGCTGGGCCTGGAGGCGCAGGTGGGTTCGTTCCTGCCGGGCCAGCAGTTTGACGCCGTGCACCTTTCGCCCCTGCCCGGTACCCCCCTGGACGCCGTGTTCCGCCACGCGGCCAGCCCGGAACGCGCCCTGGCCGCCGCCTTTGCCACCGGCACCCCGGCCGATATTGCGGGCGTGTGGATCGGCGGCGGG
- the xdhC gene encoding xanthine dehydrogenase accessory protein XdhC, translated as MNWREALNALHERGEAGVLVTVAAARGHTPREAGAKMLVGAGHTWDSVGGGNLEATAVARARALLAAGERAPELLTLRLTDRAPNEHGRQCCGGEVTLLLEPFLTARPAVAVFGAGHVGLELARLLSRLPLALHLIDSRAAQLAPERLAPLDGGAATLHVHHAPIPETVLADLPPGTHLRLLTHDHAEDAALLDAALRRPDWGSVGLIGSSAKWARFQGQLAALGHPPDALARVITPIGLPALMTGPARKHPAMIALAVAAELAPLLFPEGPGDEAP; from the coding sequence TTGAACTGGCGCGAGGCCCTGAACGCCCTGCACGAGCGGGGCGAGGCTGGCGTGCTGGTCACCGTGGCCGCCGCCCGGGGCCACACCCCGCGCGAGGCCGGGGCCAAGATGCTGGTGGGGGCCGGGCACACCTGGGACAGCGTGGGCGGCGGCAACCTGGAAGCTACAGCGGTGGCCCGCGCCCGCGCCTTGCTGGCGGCGGGCGAGCGCGCCCCCGAACTCCTGACCCTGCGCCTGACCGACCGCGCCCCCAACGAGCACGGCCGCCAGTGCTGCGGCGGCGAGGTCACGCTGCTGCTGGAGCCTTTCCTGACCGCGCGCCCGGCGGTGGCGGTGTTCGGGGCCGGGCATGTGGGCCTGGAACTGGCGCGCCTGCTCTCGCGCCTGCCGCTTGCCCTGCACCTCATTGACTCGCGCGCCGCCCAGCTGGCCCCGGAGCGGCTGGCCCCCCTGGACGGCGGCGCCGCGACCCTGCACGTCCACCACGCGCCCATCCCCGAAACGGTGCTGGCCGACCTGCCCCCGGGCACCCACCTGCGGCTGCTGACCCACGACCACGCCGAGGACGCCGCCCTGCTGGACGCGGCCCTGCGCCGCCCCGACTGGGGCTCGGTGGGATTGATCGGATCTTCGGCCAAGTGGGCGCGGTTTCAGGGGCAACTGGCCGCGCTGGGCCACCCCCCAGACGCCCTGGCCCGCGTGATCACACCCATCGGCCTCCCGGCCCTGATGACGGGGCCGGCCCGCAAGCACCCCGCCATGATCGCCCTGGCGGTGGCCGCCGAACTCGCGCCGCTGCTGTTTCCAGAGGGCCCTGGTGACGAGGCGCCCTGA
- the xdhB gene encoding xanthine dehydrogenase molybdopterin binding subunit: MSSDPALPTPHTSGPVGAPLPHESAAAHVTGQALYTDDLGVRLAGLLHAWPVQAPHAHARVVALDPAPALAVPGVARVLTAADVPGVNDAGVKGDEPLFPSEVMYHGHAVCWVLGDSEEAARQGAAAVAVTYEPLPSIITLGEAIAAGSFQGAQSTLRRGDVAVGFAQAAHLFEGEFELGGQEHFYLETHAALAHVDEAGQVFVQSSTQHPSETQEITAHVLGLPSHAVTVQCLRMGGGFGGKEMQPHGYAAIAALGAALTGRPVRLRLNRTQDLTLTGKRHPFHARWKAGFDDQGRFTALQVTLTSDGGWSLDLSEPVMARALCHLDNAYYIPHIEAHGRIARTNKTSQTAFRGFGGPQGMLVTEDLLGRVAPLLGLSPHDLRARNFYQPGQSTPYGQAVRHAERLETVWNTLLGTSDFQGRLAQVAAFNAAHPHRKRGLAITPVKFGISFNFTAYNQAGALVHVYRDGSVLVNHGGTEMGQGLHTKMLQVAASALGVPYSSVRLAPTRTDKVPNTSATAASSGADLNGGAVKDACDQIRARLAEVAAGQLGVHPDDVCFEAGQVFPLGHPERGLPFPELVWAAYFRRTPLWAAGFYRTPGLHWDREAMQGEPFKYFSYGASVSEVEVCGFTGAYSVRRADLLHDVGQSLSPLIDLGQVEGGYLQGVGWLTLEELRWDESDGPGRGRLLTQSASTYKLPSFSELPAEFNVALLENAAENGVIYGSKAVGEPPLMLAISVREALRAACAAFGSPDQPTLLASPATPEAVYWALTRARQLHPEALPHD; encoded by the coding sequence ATGTCCTCTGACCCTGCCCTGCCCACCCCCCACACGTCCGGCCCCGTCGGGGCCCCCCTGCCCCACGAAAGCGCCGCCGCCCACGTCACCGGGCAGGCGCTGTACACCGATGACCTGGGCGTGCGCCTGGCCGGATTGCTGCACGCGTGGCCGGTGCAGGCGCCGCACGCCCACGCCCGGGTGGTGGCCCTGGACCCCGCCCCCGCCCTGGCCGTGCCCGGCGTGGCCCGTGTGCTCACCGCCGCCGACGTCCCCGGCGTGAACGACGCGGGCGTGAAGGGCGACGAGCCCCTGTTCCCCTCTGAAGTCATGTACCACGGCCACGCCGTCTGCTGGGTGCTGGGCGACTCTGAAGAGGCCGCCCGCCAGGGCGCGGCGGCGGTGGCGGTCACCTACGAGCCGCTGCCGTCCATCATCACCCTGGGGGAAGCCATCGCCGCCGGCTCCTTCCAGGGCGCCCAGTCCACCCTGCGCCGGGGCGACGTGGCGGTGGGGTTTGCCCAGGCGGCCCACCTCTTTGAAGGCGAATTCGAGCTGGGCGGCCAGGAGCACTTTTACCTGGAAACCCACGCGGCCCTGGCCCATGTGGACGAGGCCGGGCAGGTCTTCGTGCAGTCCAGCACCCAGCACCCCAGCGAAACCCAGGAGATCACCGCGCATGTGCTGGGGCTGCCCTCGCACGCGGTGACCGTGCAGTGCCTGCGCATGGGCGGCGGCTTTGGTGGCAAGGAGATGCAGCCCCACGGCTACGCGGCCATCGCCGCGCTGGGCGCGGCCCTCACCGGGCGCCCGGTGCGGCTGCGCCTGAACCGCACCCAGGACCTCACCCTCACCGGCAAGCGCCACCCCTTCCACGCGCGCTGGAAAGCGGGCTTTGACGACCAGGGCCGCTTCACTGCCCTGCAGGTCACCCTCACCAGCGACGGCGGGTGGAGCCTGGACCTGTCCGAGCCGGTCATGGCGCGCGCCCTGTGTCACCTCGACAACGCCTATTACATTCCCCACATTGAGGCGCACGGCCGCATTGCCCGCACGAACAAGACCTCGCAGACGGCCTTCCGGGGCTTTGGCGGCCCCCAGGGCATGCTGGTCACCGAGGACCTCCTGGGCCGCGTCGCGCCGCTGCTGGGTCTCTCGCCCCACGACCTGCGCGCGCGCAACTTCTACCAGCCCGGCCAGAGCACCCCCTACGGCCAGGCCGTGCGCCACGCCGAGCGCCTGGAGACGGTGTGGAACACGCTGCTGGGCACCAGCGACTTTCAGGGCCGGCTGGCCCAGGTCGCGGCCTTTAACGCCGCGCACCCGCACCGCAAGCGCGGGCTGGCGATCACGCCGGTCAAGTTCGGCATTTCCTTTAACTTCACCGCCTACAACCAGGCGGGCGCGCTGGTGCATGTGTACCGCGACGGCAGCGTGCTGGTTAACCACGGCGGCACCGAGATGGGCCAGGGCCTGCACACCAAGATGCTGCAGGTGGCGGCGTCGGCGCTGGGCGTGCCGTACTCAAGCGTGCGTCTGGCGCCCACCCGCACCGACAAGGTGCCCAACACCAGCGCCACCGCCGCCAGTTCCGGCGCCGACCTGAACGGCGGGGCCGTGAAAGACGCCTGCGACCAGATCCGCGCCCGGCTGGCCGAGGTGGCGGCCGGGCAGCTGGGCGTGCACCCGGACGACGTGTGCTTTGAGGCCGGGCAGGTCTTCCCCCTGGGCCACCCGGAACGCGGCCTGCCCTTCCCCGAACTGGTGTGGGCGGCCTACTTTCGCCGCACCCCCCTGTGGGCCGCCGGCTTTTACCGCACCCCGGGCCTGCACTGGGACCGCGAGGCCATGCAGGGCGAGCCGTTCAAATACTTTTCCTACGGCGCGTCCGTCTCGGAAGTGGAGGTCTGCGGCTTTACCGGGGCCTACAGTGTGCGCCGGGCCGACCTGCTGCACGACGTGGGCCAGAGCCTCTCGCCCCTGATTGACCTGGGGCAGGTGGAGGGCGGCTACCTGCAGGGCGTGGGCTGGCTGACCCTGGAAGAGCTGCGCTGGGATGAGTCGGATGGCCCGGGGCGGGGGCGGCTGCTGACCCAGTCGGCCAGCACCTACAAGCTGCCCAGCTTCAGCGAGTTGCCTGCCGAATTCAACGTCGCCCTGCTGGAAAACGCGGCGGAAAACGGCGTAATTTACGGTTCCAAGGCGGTGGGTGAACCCCCCCTGATGCTGGCAATTTCCGTGCGCGAGGCGCTGCGCGCCGCCTGCGCGGCCTTTGGCTCCCCGGACCAGCCCACCCTGCTGGCCAGCCCCGCCACCCCCGAAGCCGTGTACTGGGCCCTGACCCGCGCCCGCCAGCTCCACCCGGAGGCCCTGCCCCATGACTGA
- a CDS encoding xanthine dehydrogenase small subunit: MTVTVTVNGVPTPLGGGAHTTLLAALRARGLTGCKEGCAEGECGACAVLVARPEGTGTRWESVNACLALLPALDGGEVVTAEGLGTPGALHPTQHELAVRGGSQCGYCTPGFVCSMAAEYYRPGRAPGEHGAPGGFDLHALSGNLCRCTGYRPIADAAHALGTPAPDDPLLARTQAPAPAPRATALQAPDGAFHRPASLPEALALLAAHPGAKVLAGGTDWGVEVNLRHARAPLTVAVDALPELRVFEDTSEHLLLGAGLTLSDLERRMGGRVPLLSAWFPQFASRLIRNSATLGGNLGTASPIGDSPPVLLALEATVVLVGPGGPREVPLADFFTGYRQTVRRPDELIQAVRVPKPLSPLVAFHKIAKRRFDDISSVAVGFALQVEGGVVTRARIGLGGVAATPLRAVAAEALLEGQPWTADTVRRAARALGQSGTPLSDHRASAAYRAAMLEQSLLKFFVEQGGTL; this comes from the coding sequence ATGACAGTCACGGTCACGGTGAACGGGGTCCCCACCCCCCTGGGCGGCGGCGCACATACCACGCTGCTCGCGGCCCTGCGCGCCCGGGGGCTGACCGGGTGCAAGGAGGGCTGCGCCGAGGGCGAATGCGGCGCCTGCGCGGTGCTGGTGGCCCGCCCCGAGGGAACTGGCACCCGCTGGGAGAGCGTGAACGCCTGCCTCGCCCTGCTGCCGGCCCTGGATGGGGGAGAGGTGGTCACCGCCGAGGGCCTGGGCACGCCGGGGGCCCTGCACCCCACCCAGCATGAACTGGCCGTGCGCGGCGGCTCGCAGTGCGGGTACTGCACCCCCGGCTTCGTGTGCAGCATGGCGGCCGAGTACTACCGTCCGGGGCGCGCACCCGGTGAGCACGGGGCGCCGGGCGGCTTTGACCTGCACGCCCTGAGCGGCAACCTGTGCCGCTGCACCGGCTACCGCCCCATTGCCGACGCCGCGCACGCGCTGGGCACCCCCGCGCCGGATGATCCCCTGCTGGCCCGGACCCAGGCCCCCGCCCCGGCCCCCCGCGCCACCGCCCTGCAGGCCCCCGACGGCGCCTTTCACCGCCCCGCCAGCCTGCCCGAAGCCCTGGCCCTGCTGGCCGCCCACCCCGGCGCGAAGGTGCTGGCCGGCGGCACCGACTGGGGCGTGGAGGTCAACCTGCGCCACGCCCGCGCGCCCCTCACGGTGGCGGTGGACGCCCTGCCCGAACTGCGGGTGTTCGAGGACACCTCCGAGCACCTGCTCCTGGGCGCCGGCCTCACCCTGAGCGACCTGGAGCGGCGCATGGGCGGGCGAGTGCCACTGCTCTCGGCCTGGTTTCCGCAGTTCGCCTCGCGCCTCATCCGCAACTCGGCCACGCTGGGGGGCAACCTGGGGACCGCCTCGCCCATCGGGGACAGCCCGCCTGTGCTGCTGGCCCTGGAGGCGACTGTGGTGCTGGTGGGCCCCGGGGGCCCGCGCGAGGTGCCCCTGGCCGACTTCTTTACCGGCTACCGCCAGACGGTGCGCCGCCCGGACGAGCTGATTCAGGCGGTACGGGTCCCGAAGCCCCTGTCGCCCCTGGTGGCCTTTCACAAGATCGCCAAGCGCCGGTTCGACGACATTTCCAGCGTGGCGGTGGGCTTCGCGCTGCAGGTGGAAGGCGGCGTGGTGACCCGCGCCCGCATAGGCCTGGGCGGCGTGGCCGCCACGCCGCTGCGCGCCGTCGCCGCCGAGGCCCTGCTGGAAGGCCAGCCCTGGACCGCCGACACCGTGCGCCGCGCCGCCCGCGCCCTGGGCCAGAGCGGCACGCCGCTGAGTGACCACCGCGCCAGCGCCGCCTACCGCGCCGCCATGCTGGAACAGAGCCTGCTGAAGTTCTTCGTGGAGCAGGGAGGCACGCTGTGA
- a CDS encoding DEAD/DEAH box helicase, translating to MTSTNKPRRTPAASPATPVAAPLTPSADWTALLGDRTPTPVQAGAIPALLAGRDVITTARTGSGKTLAFLIPAAARGIGMTPVRGMRPEVLVVTPTRELAVQIRDVARELGMPAGRITGGITPGQTRSEATGKGLIAGTPGRLKDLINRQELSLAGLKYAVLDEADELLSLGFLRDVGDILRAAQAQRAGKGHLQIAMASATFPAEIRAVAERFMEDPQRIDIAPATPASDAANPGDVLGGATGATHELHNTTRDDVLDLTAARTREALREPGGCVVIFSRTKHLVKRRAEKLGALLPTETVSALEGNMDQKKRERTMTLLREGQSRVLVATDIAGRGIDLPEVRLVIHMDVASTAEDHVHRSGRTARAGRPGTNLVLLIPEQRALWQSIRRKLPAPLHPPLTREEGQIDKAIQEKQGQGRGGQGGGRSPGQPGGAGGRPGGSGSARQAQAQSGDRPQRPRQGEGRPSGQQGGGRPARRPEGATPGTGAGRVGPQRARGRGRR from the coding sequence ATGACCTCAACGAACAAACCCCGGCGCACGCCTGCCGCGTCGCCTGCCACCCCTGTGGCCGCCCCCCTGACCCCCAGCGCCGACTGGACCGCCCTGCTGGGGGACCGCACCCCCACCCCCGTTCAGGCCGGGGCTATCCCCGCGCTGCTGGCCGGGCGCGACGTGATCACCACCGCCCGCACCGGCAGCGGCAAAACGCTGGCTTTTCTGATTCCCGCCGCCGCGCGCGGCATCGGCATGACGCCCGTGCGCGGCATGCGCCCCGAGGTGCTCGTGGTCACCCCCACCCGCGAACTGGCGGTGCAGATCCGCGATGTGGCGCGCGAGCTGGGCATGCCCGCCGGGCGCATCACCGGCGGCATCACCCCCGGGCAGACCCGCTCTGAAGCCACCGGCAAGGGCCTGATTGCCGGCACCCCCGGGCGCCTGAAAGACCTGATCAACCGTCAGGAACTCAGCCTTGCCGGCCTGAAATACGCCGTGCTGGACGAGGCCGACGAGCTGCTGTCCCTGGGCTTCCTGCGCGATGTGGGTGACATTCTTCGCGCCGCGCAGGCCCAGCGGGCGGGCAAAGGCCACCTGCAGATTGCGATGGCCTCGGCCACCTTCCCGGCCGAGATTCGCGCGGTGGCCGAGCGCTTCATGGAAGACCCGCAGCGCATTGACATTGCCCCGGCCACCCCCGCGAGTGACGCGGCCAACCCCGGCGACGTGCTGGGCGGCGCCACCGGGGCCACCCACGAACTGCACAACACCACCCGCGACGACGTGCTGGACCTGACGGCCGCCCGCACCCGCGAGGCCCTGCGCGAGCCCGGCGGCTGCGTGGTGATCTTCAGCCGCACCAAGCACCTCGTCAAGCGCCGCGCCGAGAAACTGGGCGCGCTGCTGCCCACCGAGACCGTGAGTGCCCTGGAAGGCAACATGGACCAGAAGAAGCGCGAGCGCACCATGACCCTGCTGCGCGAAGGCCAGTCGCGCGTGCTGGTCGCCACCGACATTGCCGGGCGCGGCATTGACCTGCCCGAGGTGCGTCTGGTGATTCATATGGACGTGGCGTCCACCGCCGAGGACCATGTGCACCGTTCGGGCCGCACCGCCCGCGCCGGGCGCCCCGGCACCAACCTCGTGCTGCTGATTCCCGAGCAGCGCGCCCTGTGGCAGAGCATTCGCCGCAAGCTGCCTGCCCCCCTCCACCCCCCGCTGACCCGCGAAGAAGGCCAGATTGACAAGGCCATTCAGGAAAAGCAGGGCCAGGGCCGGGGCGGGCAGGGCGGCGGGCGTAGCCCGGGTCAGCCCGGGGGCGCGGGCGGTCGCCCGGGGGGAAGCGGCAGTGCCCGCCAGGCCCAGGCCCAGTCCGGTGACCGGCCCCAGCGGCCCCGCCAGGGCGAAGGGCGCCCGTCTGGTCAGCAGGGGGGAGGCCGCCCGGCCCGCCGCCCGGAAGGTGCCACCCCGGGCACTGGCGCGGGCCGCGTGGGTCCGCAGCGTGCACGGGGCCGGGGCCGCCGCTAA
- a CDS encoding DUF1801 domain-containing protein, whose protein sequence is MTPQQPAPALISEKIAGLHDWRGETLARVRALVLAATPGIQEEWKWDTPVWSCGGILCTGEVYKAAVKLTFPRGAALPDPGGLFNASLEGKVRRAIDLREGTALDEGAFQALVRAAAALNEEKRPSKKG, encoded by the coding sequence ATGACGCCCCAACAACCCGCCCCGGCCCTGATCTCCGAAAAAATTGCTGGCCTGCACGACTGGCGGGGCGAGACCCTGGCCCGCGTGCGCGCGCTGGTTCTGGCCGCTACACCCGGCATTCAGGAGGAATGGAAATGGGACACCCCGGTGTGGTCTTGCGGCGGCATCCTGTGTACCGGCGAGGTCTACAAGGCGGCCGTCAAGCTGACCTTTCCCCGGGGCGCGGCGCTGCCCGACCCGGGCGGGCTGTTCAACGCCAGCCTGGAGGGCAAGGTGCGCCGGGCCATAGACCTGCGTGAAGGGACCGCATTGGACGAGGGCGCTTTTCAGGCCCTGGTGCGCGCGGCAGCGGCACTGAACGAGGAGAAGCGCCCCTCCAAGAAGGGCTGA
- a CDS encoding glucose-1-phosphate adenylyltransferase family protein: protein MASSRSLSSGPTGRGTRVRGKRVLAIILAGGKGKRLGVLTQERAKPTLTFAGTYRLIDFALSNCVHSGLSDVWVIEEYELHTLNDHLANGRPWDLDRTHGGLQVLPPFSAGGEEGGFAAGNADALYIHRGLIRQYAPEVLLVLSADHVYTLDYRPVIEAHLNSGAAVTMVTTALPEGEDASRFGVVQVDEDGAVTHFAYKPEHPRSQTITTEIFVYDAPKLLAQLDALHGAKGEQGRLGDFGDELIPAFVAAGEARATDLGGYWLDVGLPGAYWRAHQDLLRGEAVTLDDPEWPILTSSIPRMPARLDAGAQVEGSLVSYGCRVAGTVRGSVLAPGVIVEEGATVEDSVLLRDVVVRAGTQVRRAIVDEEAHLAANVGGGQELTVVGARARVNKPVKGGAEVQAGPEM, encoded by the coding sequence ATGGCGTCTTCCCGCAGTCTGAGCAGTGGGCCCACTGGGCGCGGCACCCGCGTGCGCGGCAAGCGCGTGCTGGCCATCATCCTGGCCGGGGGCAAGGGCAAGCGCCTGGGCGTGCTCACCCAGGAGCGGGCCAAGCCCACCCTCACCTTTGCCGGCACCTACCGCCTCATTGACTTTGCCCTCAGCAACTGTGTGCACAGTGGCCTGAGCGATGTGTGGGTGATCGAGGAGTACGAGCTGCACACCCTGAACGACCACCTCGCCAACGGCCGCCCCTGGGACCTGGACCGCACCCACGGCGGCCTGCAGGTGCTGCCGCCCTTCAGCGCCGGCGGTGAGGAAGGGGGCTTTGCTGCGGGCAACGCCGACGCCCTGTACATTCACCGGGGCTTGATCCGGCAGTACGCGCCGGAGGTGCTGCTGGTCCTGTCGGCCGATCACGTGTACACCCTGGATTACCGCCCGGTCATTGAAGCCCACCTGAACAGCGGCGCCGCCGTGACGATGGTGACCACCGCCCTTCCTGAAGGCGAGGACGCTTCCCGTTTCGGGGTGGTGCAGGTGGACGAAGACGGCGCCGTCACCCACTTCGCCTACAAGCCCGAGCACCCCCGCAGCCAGACCATCACCACCGAAATCTTCGTGTACGACGCCCCAAAGCTGCTGGCGCAGCTGGACGCCCTGCATGGGGCCAAGGGCGAGCAGGGGCGCCTGGGCGACTTTGGCGACGAACTGATTCCCGCCTTTGTGGCCGCCGGTGAAGCCCGCGCCACCGACCTGGGCGGCTACTGGCTGGACGTGGGGTTGCCCGGTGCCTACTGGCGCGCCCACCAGGACCTGCTGCGCGGCGAGGCCGTGACCCTGGACGACCCCGAGTGGCCCATCCTGACCTCCAGCATTCCGCGCATGCCCGCGCGGCTGGACGCGGGGGCCCAGGTGGAAGGCAGCCTCGTGTCCTACGGGTGCCGGGTGGCGGGCACCGTGCGCGGTTCGGTGCTGGCGCCCGGGGTGATCGTGGAAGAGGGCGCCACCGTCGAAGACAGCGTGCTGCTGCGCGACGTGGTGGTGCGTGCGGGCACGCAGGTGCGCCGCGCCATTGTGGACGAAGAGGCCCACTTGGCCGCCAACGTGGGCGGCGGCCAGGAGTTGACGGTGGTGGGCGCCCGCGCCCGGGTGAACAAGCCTGTGAAAGGCGGCGCCGAGGTCCAGGCGGGCCCCGAGATGTAG
- a CDS encoding polymorphic toxin-type HINT domain-containing protein has product MGAGHLKIGDKIKQADGTIGFVANVINVQKTQEMFNLTVSEAHTYYVGNEGWLVHNQNTPCKIPSGPQTYTADLSNTTGRAAANRNKIIAALIEEDLPGIRFTFVPQYSPFIRTGIAQQGAGTQVDKLAFGSRATLIDTLIHEELHHRWWARGVPSPHHSYRGVESPADQRFCDTIDRYRRLKGW; this is encoded by the coding sequence GTGGGTGCGGGCCACCTCAAGATTGGTGACAAGATCAAACAGGCAGATGGCACCATTGGCTTCGTTGCCAATGTCATCAACGTCCAGAAGACCCAGGAGATGTTCAACCTCACCGTCAGTGAGGCTCACACCTACTACGTTGGGAATGAAGGCTGGTTAGTACATAATCAGAACACACCTTGTAAAATCCCTAGTGGTCCTCAAACTTATACTGCCGATTTAAGTAACACCACTGGCAGGGCAGCAGCGAATCGTAACAAAATTATTGCAGCACTAATTGAAGAGGATCTTCCAGGTATCAGGTTTACTTTCGTTCCACAATACAGTCCATTTATCCGAACAGGCATTGCTCAACAGGGTGCAGGTACACAGGTTGATAAGCTGGCATTTGGTTCGCGGGCTACACTCATAGATACCCTTATCCATGAGGAACTTCACCATCGCTGGTGGGCTCGAGGTGTTCCCTCACCTCATCACAGCTATCGCGGCGTTGAATCTCCTGCTGATCAACGGTTTTGCGATACTATTGACAGATACAGACGATTAAAGGGCTGGTGA